One part of the bacterium genome encodes these proteins:
- a CDS encoding DUF2520 domain-containing protein, which produces MKNKVTKYRHSLKIGLVGVGAVGVPLALLLRQKGFNFNAVVSRTSHTALKLAAKIQCAAAGSDFNLLTECNLILITVPDSQIQTVVTKLQRVCFQDRKVIVIHTSGTRAAASLAKLKAADSSKIHIASMHPMQTFPRKMKWTKNTLDNHFKNIYFGIEGDSFASSVMTRIVIKLGGRCLKITDEQKTQYHLGGVFCSNFLVALLYISQNIYAQIGLKKKTSVDILLPIIAQTLKNVALNGVDASLTGPAERNDIRVIKNHLHALKKSNQKYLNVYRELTKVCYLIAKNNKKPQ; this is translated from the coding sequence GTGAAAAACAAGGTGACCAAATATCGGCATTCGCTCAAGATTGGCCTGGTTGGCGTCGGCGCTGTAGGAGTCCCGTTGGCTCTCCTGTTACGTCAAAAGGGTTTTAATTTTAACGCCGTTGTCAGCAGAACATCTCATACTGCTCTAAAGTTGGCCGCCAAAATTCAATGTGCAGCGGCCGGTTCTGATTTTAACTTGCTAACTGAATGTAATTTGATTTTGATCACTGTCCCCGATTCTCAGATTCAGACTGTTGTAACCAAATTACAAAGAGTCTGTTTTCAAGATCGAAAAGTCATCGTAATTCATACATCGGGAACGCGGGCGGCGGCGTCTCTGGCCAAACTGAAGGCGGCTGATAGTAGCAAAATACATATTGCTTCGATGCATCCGATGCAGACCTTTCCAAGAAAAATGAAGTGGACTAAGAATACATTGGACAATCATTTCAAGAATATATACTTTGGAATCGAAGGCGACTCCTTTGCCAGTTCTGTTATGACCAGAATAGTTATTAAACTTGGAGGACGTTGCCTCAAAATTACTGATGAACAAAAAACACAGTACCATTTGGGCGGAGTCTTTTGTTCTAATTTTCTGGTAGCATTGCTATACATCTCACAGAACATATATGCTCAAATCGGTCTGAAAAAGAAAACATCCGTTGATATTCTGCTGCCCATTATAGCTCAAACGCTAAAGAATGTCGCACTTAACGGTGTTGATGCTTCACTGACCGGGCCTGCGGAGCGTAACGACATAAGAGTTATAAAAAATCATCTTCACGCCCTAAAAAAATCTAACCAGAAATATCTAAATGTTTATAGGGAGCTAACCAAAGTTTGTTACCTTATCGCAAAAAACAACAAGAAACCACAATGA
- a CDS encoding thiol peroxidase → MTERTGKLTIKGSPLTLLGEEIKVGQKAPNFTARTAFGPETKVTLDSSKGKIRIFSVSPSLDTSVCETQAIRFNQEAGKLGDVEIYHITVDLPPAQARFCTHQLEGSAKVKMVSDYAEKSFGMNYGIIIKEWQVLSRGIFVIGKDDTVKYVEYLPEVAQLPNFDKALEAVKSLM, encoded by the coding sequence ATGACGGAAAGAACCGGTAAATTAACAATCAAAGGCAGCCCCTTGACGCTTTTAGGCGAAGAAATAAAAGTCGGTCAAAAGGCGCCTAATTTCACTGCGCGCACTGCCTTTGGGCCAGAAACCAAAGTTACTCTGGATAGTTCTAAAGGCAAAATTCGTATCTTCAGCGTTTCCCCGTCTCTTGATACCAGCGTTTGCGAAACGCAGGCCATTCGTTTTAATCAAGAAGCGGGTAAGTTAGGTGATGTTGAAATCTATCATATTACCGTAGATTTGCCTCCTGCGCAGGCACGTTTCTGCACTCATCAACTTGAAGGTTCAGCCAAAGTAAAAATGGTTTCTGATTATGCAGAAAAATCATTCGGCATGAATTACGGAATTATCATCAAAGAATGGCAGGTTCTTTCTCGCGGAATTTTTGTCATAGGCAAAGACGATACGGTAAAATATGTCGAATACCTTCCTGAAGTGGCGCAATTGCCGAATTTTGATAAAGCGCTCGAAGCGGTGAAGAGTCTCATGTAG
- a CDS encoding thiamine pyrophosphate-dependent dehydrogenase E1 component subunit alpha, giving the protein MAESKANSKTKAAVKKKVEIESNLTSEDYIRMYRLMRLTREFDQGIIRLYRQSKMIGGAYSGWGNEATAVGSAFALEPQDYLYPMHRDIGAHFTRGQSAKVLMLNHLARADSPTRGVDGTGHYYDKKLRIVGNISHLAAMIPQAAGTALAAVKKKENAVVLNYIGDGGMNVGEYYEGMNLAAVWKLPFVLIIENNQYAYSTPTHLQYACESPVDRAIGYGIPGVKIDGTKILEVYDACKTAVDRARSGKGPTLIESVTMRMRGHAEHDGHEYYPKGLLEKWQAKDPIDQFEKCLLEKKVLTQKLIEKISADVKHEIEEAVEFADRAPWPNGADAELGVYAE; this is encoded by the coding sequence ATGGCGGAATCCAAAGCGAATAGTAAAACAAAAGCAGCCGTGAAAAAAAAGGTCGAAATAGAAAGTAATCTTACTTCAGAAGATTATATTCGAATGTACCGCCTGATGCGTTTGACGCGTGAATTTGATCAGGGTATTATCAGGTTATATCGTCAGAGCAAGATGATCGGCGGCGCGTATTCCGGTTGGGGAAATGAGGCGACGGCCGTCGGCAGTGCGTTTGCGCTGGAGCCGCAGGATTATTTATATCCGATGCACCGCGATATTGGCGCACATTTCACGCGCGGACAGTCCGCGAAAGTTCTGATGCTCAATCATCTCGCCCGCGCCGACAGTCCCACGCGCGGTGTGGACGGAACGGGGCATTATTATGACAAGAAATTACGTATCGTAGGAAATATCAGCCACCTTGCCGCGATGATCCCGCAAGCAGCGGGTACTGCGCTTGCCGCTGTAAAGAAAAAGGAAAATGCGGTCGTGCTTAATTATATCGGTGATGGAGGAATGAACGTCGGAGAATATTACGAGGGGATGAATCTTGCGGCCGTTTGGAAATTGCCGTTTGTGCTTATCATTGAGAATAATCAATATGCGTATTCGACACCGACGCATTTGCAATATGCCTGTGAGAGCCCTGTGGATCGCGCTATCGGCTACGGAATTCCTGGGGTTAAAATTGACGGGACGAAAATTCTGGAAGTATATGATGCCTGTAAAACGGCAGTGGATAGGGCGCGGTCGGGGAAAGGCCCAACGCTGATCGAATCGGTTACGATGCGCATGCGCGGACATGCAGAACATGACGGGCATGAGTATTATCCCAAAGGGCTTTTGGAAAAGTGGCAGGCGAAAGACCCGATCGATCAATTCGAGAAATGCCTTCTTGAAAAAAAAGTTTTGACACAGAAATTGATCGAGAAAATTTCAGCTGACGTTAAGCATGAAATCGAAGAGGCGGTGGAATTTGCCGATAGGGCGCCCTGGCCCAACGGCGCCGATGCAGAATTGGGCGTATACGCGGAGTAG
- a CDS encoding thiamine pyrophosphate-dependent dehydrogenase E1 component subunit alpha gives MNSKDKKKDRVQKTKKNQKPFLTAAELDLKKFEPTDAQKKELYYFIMLNRAFDDRVAKLYRQGKIIGAAYGSRGQEATSVGSAYALEKNDIVGPIIRNAGAIIVRGLPVKNFLSNFIGRSTTPTGGRDGNSHLGDLSIGVFAPISHLGSLIINLTGCALAFKLKKEPRVALTYIGDGGTSTAEFHEGMNMAAVWKVPFVCIIENNNWAYSTPTAHQSNLKDLAVKGKAYGMEAVVMDGNDVFEVYRVSKYAIEQCRAGNGPILIESKTMRMKGHAEHDDAFYVPKEMFAEWQKKDPIARAEKYLLDHKVITQAENEALKKRVAKDMEEAEEFALNAPFPLGEEAAEGVYAE, from the coding sequence GTGAACTCTAAAGATAAAAAAAAAGACCGCGTACAAAAGACAAAAAAAAATCAAAAGCCCTTTCTAACTGCCGCCGAACTCGATCTTAAGAAATTCGAGCCAACCGATGCACAGAAGAAAGAATTGTATTATTTCATCATGCTCAATCGGGCATTTGATGATCGTGTGGCGAAACTTTATCGGCAGGGCAAAATAATCGGCGCCGCCTACGGCAGCCGCGGGCAGGAAGCTACCAGCGTCGGTTCTGCCTACGCGCTTGAAAAAAACGACATCGTCGGCCCGATCATTCGTAATGCGGGCGCCATTATCGTTCGGGGATTACCGGTAAAGAATTTTTTGTCCAATTTCATCGGCCGCTCAACGACTCCGACGGGAGGCCGTGACGGGAATTCGCATCTGGGCGATTTGAGCATCGGAGTTTTTGCGCCGATCTCCCATCTCGGAAGTTTGATCATAAATCTGACCGGATGCGCGTTAGCGTTTAAACTCAAAAAGGAGCCGCGTGTGGCGCTGACGTATATCGGCGACGGCGGTACGTCCACGGCCGAATTTCATGAAGGTATGAACATGGCCGCGGTATGGAAAGTGCCTTTTGTCTGCATCATAGAAAATAATAACTGGGCGTATTCTACGCCGACGGCGCATCAGTCTAATCTCAAAGATCTGGCGGTGAAAGGCAAAGCATACGGCATGGAAGCCGTGGTAATGGACGGCAATGACGTTTTTGAAGTGTACCGCGTTTCCAAGTACGCAATTGAACAATGCCGCGCCGGCAATGGCCCGATTTTGATCGAGTCCAAAACCATGCGCATGAAAGGCCACGCGGAACATGATGACGCATTCTATGTTCCGAAGGAAATGTTTGCCGAATGGCAGAAAAAAGATCCCATCGCGCGCGCCGAAAAATATCTGCTCGATCATAAGGTCATCACACAGGCAGAAAATGAAGCTCTAAAGAAACGAGTCGCGAAAGACATGGAAGAGGCGGAGGAGTTTGCATTAAATGCACCGTTCCCGCTGGGTGAAGAAGCGGCCGAAGGCGTTTATGCGGAATAG
- a CDS encoding DUF4442 domain-containing protein, whose protein sequence is MTLIIQKINVFRWINWYPPFLGAGIRVKEVDRKEKIIEVEMKLRFWNRNYVGTHYGGSLYSMCDPFFMLILMRKLGKDYIVWDKSAQIKFVKPGSGKVKARFHVPDEKIQSIKEELEAKKKADYEFEVSVTDEQNNIVAEVKKLIYVRKRGQNATI, encoded by the coding sequence ATGACGTTGATAATACAAAAGATCAATGTGTTTCGCTGGATCAATTGGTATCCGCCGTTTCTCGGAGCAGGTATACGAGTGAAGGAAGTGGATCGTAAGGAAAAGATTATTGAAGTGGAAATGAAACTACGATTCTGGAATCGAAATTATGTCGGAACGCATTACGGCGGGTCACTGTATTCTATGTGTGACCCTTTTTTTATGCTCATTCTGATGCGTAAACTCGGCAAAGATTATATTGTCTGGGACAAATCAGCGCAAATCAAATTCGTCAAACCCGGCTCCGGTAAGGTTAAAGCCCGTTTTCATGTCCCTGATGAAAAGATTCAATCTATCAAAGAGGAATTGGAAGCGAAGAAAAAGGCGGATTATGAATTTGAAGTATCCGTCACAGATGAACAAAATAATATAGTGGCCGAAGTGAAGAAATTGATTTATGTGAGGAAGAGGGGTCAAAATGCAACTATTTAA
- the ruvC gene encoding crossover junction endodeoxyribonuclease RuvC has protein sequence MIIIGIDPGTNTTGFGVVRYEKNKLMYLSSGIINLPENYSLSQKLERIYDNIVDIIESYHPNECAIEDVFFSKNVKSSLKLGHARGAAMLGALHHDIHISEYSAKEMKMAVVGNGNASKEQVHFMVKKILDIKKEMTFDESDALGIAICHAHRVKSPRASVKSWSAYIKAHPELIKS, from the coding sequence ATGATCATTATCGGAATTGATCCTGGGACTAACACAACTGGCTTTGGGGTAGTGCGATATGAAAAAAATAAGCTAATGTATCTCAGTAGCGGTATTATTAATCTTCCGGAGAACTATTCCCTGTCGCAAAAACTCGAACGTATTTACGACAATATAGTAGATATTATTGAATCATATCATCCCAATGAATGCGCGATCGAAGATGTTTTTTTTAGCAAGAATGTGAAATCGTCTCTGAAACTTGGTCACGCTCGAGGAGCGGCGATGCTCGGCGCTTTGCATCATGATATACATATCAGTGAGTATTCTGCTAAAGAAATGAAGATGGCTGTGGTAGGCAACGGAAATGCGTCAAAAGAACAAGTTCATTTTATGGTGAAAAAAATTCTTGATATAAAAAAAGAAATGACCTTCGATGAGTCCGACGCATTGGGCATTGCCATTTGTCATGCCCATCGCGTTAAGTCACCGCGGGCATCTGTCAAAAGCTGGAGTGCATACATAAAAGCGCATCCGGAATTGATTAAATCTTAG
- a CDS encoding DUF2203 domain-containing protein yields MSAYFHKRHFTPEEAKELLQTVRPQCERLLKLKSTLDELNYNLYKHEYFGGLGPNGSKFHPPELEELVQIMRFFEKEGVVVKSLQDGLIDFPSLRPNGEEVYLCWKAGEDDIAFWHTMDGGFSGRRSMIEW; encoded by the coding sequence ATGTCCGCTTATTTTCATAAACGTCATTTTACACCTGAAGAAGCTAAAGAGTTATTACAGACGGTCCGGCCTCAATGTGAACGTTTGTTGAAATTGAAATCAACGCTGGATGAGTTGAATTACAATCTATATAAACATGAATATTTCGGAGGTCTTGGACCTAACGGGTCGAAGTTTCATCCTCCGGAATTGGAAGAGTTGGTACAGATCATGCGTTTCTTTGAAAAAGAGGGAGTCGTAGTAAAAAGTTTGCAGGACGGCCTGATCGATTTCCCAAGTTTGCGTCCAAATGGCGAAGAAGTCTACCTGTGCTGGAAAGCCGGCGAAGATGATATAGCATTTTGGCACACTATGGACGGCGGTTTTAGCGGCAGAAGATCCATGATCGAATGGTGA
- a CDS encoding peptidase M64: MFDDYFTGQTFRFDYYHSGTAKEEHISLDEIRLEGVWPGSKINLIDESNLGKYMFEVVDLKSNKVIYSRGFASIYGEWETTGEASKVWRTLHESQRFPEPKNKVQLVLKKRQDDGSFTQIYATTIDPSSRFVNRSPLVPAGEVWSVFENGDAAKKVDILILADGYTAKEKDKFHKDVTRLVGVMFETEPFKSQKKNFNVRAIDVFSAQSGISNPRKGVWRKSALGLSFNSFDSDRYVLTYENKSLREISANAPYDAIIMIANDRKYGGGGIFNLWATVTSDTEPSAYVFVHEFGHSFAGLGDEYYTSPVSYENYALPSVEPWEPNVTGLFDPANLKWKHLMEAGTPLPTPWNKDEYDKYEVERQKKRAKMVEEKATEEQMEALFKEVKQVTTPMLQKNKFFGKVGAFEGAAYESKGLYRPELDCIMFTRNDVPFCKVCTESILKVIKMYSE; the protein is encoded by the coding sequence ATGTTCGATGATTATTTTACCGGACAGACTTTCCGTTTTGATTATTACCACAGCGGAACGGCGAAGGAAGAGCATATCAGCTTGGATGAAATCCGCCTCGAAGGCGTTTGGCCTGGGAGTAAAATCAATTTGATCGACGAATCGAATCTTGGGAAATACATGTTCGAGGTCGTGGATTTGAAATCAAACAAGGTCATTTATTCACGGGGCTTCGCCAGTATTTACGGCGAGTGGGAAACGACCGGCGAAGCTTCGAAGGTCTGGCGGACGTTGCACGAATCCCAGCGCTTTCCCGAACCGAAGAATAAAGTGCAGTTGGTTCTAAAGAAACGCCAGGACGATGGTTCATTCACACAAATATATGCTACGACGATTGATCCGTCGAGCCGGTTCGTCAATCGTTCTCCGCTCGTTCCTGCCGGCGAGGTTTGGAGCGTTTTTGAGAACGGCGATGCGGCAAAAAAAGTCGATATTCTGATATTAGCCGACGGTTATACGGCGAAGGAAAAAGATAAATTTCATAAAGACGTAACGCGATTAGTTGGCGTGATGTTCGAAACAGAACCCTTCAAATCACAAAAGAAAAACTTTAACGTACGCGCGATCGATGTTTTTTCAGCTCAGTCGGGCATCAGCAATCCGCGTAAAGGCGTTTGGCGCAAATCGGCGCTGGGCCTGAGTTTTAATTCTTTCGATTCCGATCGTTACGTTTTGACCTATGAAAATAAGAGCTTGCGTGAAATTTCCGCCAATGCGCCGTACGACGCCATTATCATGATTGCCAATGACCGCAAATACGGCGGCGGCGGTATATTTAATTTATGGGCGACGGTGACTTCCGATACGGAACCGTCCGCGTATGTTTTCGTGCATGAATTCGGCCATTCGTTTGCAGGGCTGGGCGATGAATATTATACATCGCCGGTATCGTATGAGAATTACGCATTGCCATCGGTAGAACCCTGGGAACCGAATGTGACGGGGCTTTTTGATCCCGCAAATCTTAAATGGAAGCACCTGATGGAAGCCGGCACGCCTTTGCCGACGCCGTGGAATAAGGATGAGTATGACAAATACGAAGTCGAGCGTCAGAAAAAACGCGCTAAAATGGTAGAAGAAAAAGCCACGGAAGAACAAATGGAGGCTTTGTTCAAAGAGGTAAAACAGGTTACAACGCCTATGCTGCAAAAGAATAAGTTCTTTGGAAAGGTCGGAGCATTTGAAGGCGCGGCGTATGAATCGAAAGGCCTTTATCGTCCGGAACTCGATTGTATCATGTTCACGCGTAACGATGTGCCGTTCTGCAAAGTGTGCACTGAGTCGATTTTAAAAGTTATTAAGATGTATTCTGAATAA
- a CDS encoding ParA family protein → MGQIFSIASQKGGVGKTTTALNLGVAFARSNRKVLIIDADPQGGIVYSLNKHPNSPFGLYQVFCGEAEILDGAQPTELENLFVMDSGIPNSNSEIKAFEDATRATGLFRESVLNAAPYYDLILIDCPPGIGLISTGALIASDYAIIPLQSEPLSLRTFPQLLHQLIDIKKNTNHSIEIAGVLLTMFDNNSMASQIVHEEVRNYFTEDLVFETSIPRDTSLNLLYTGNKNLPDALAELESTSEGLQAYYNLAEEINFKFFSRSPNELIAKSF, encoded by the coding sequence ATGGGTCAGATTTTCAGCATAGCGAGTCAGAAAGGAGGCGTCGGTAAAACAACTACCGCGCTCAATCTCGGCGTTGCTTTTGCAAGAAGTAACAGAAAAGTTCTGATCATCGACGCAGATCCTCAGGGCGGAATAGTATACAGCCTCAATAAACACCCGAATTCTCCGTTCGGCCTGTACCAGGTTTTTTGCGGTGAAGCAGAGATTCTCGACGGCGCACAGCCAACGGAATTAGAAAATCTATTTGTAATGGACTCCGGAATCCCAAACTCTAACTCTGAAATTAAGGCTTTTGAAGACGCAACCCGCGCTACCGGATTATTTCGCGAATCCGTTCTGAATGCTGCGCCGTATTACGATCTCATACTCATCGACTGTCCGCCGGGTATCGGCCTTATTTCTACCGGGGCTCTAATCGCTTCAGATTATGCGATCATTCCGCTACAAAGCGAACCGCTCAGTCTCAGAACATTCCCGCAACTTTTGCATCAATTGATTGACATCAAAAAGAATACAAATCACAGTATTGAAATTGCAGGCGTACTACTCACGATGTTCGATAATAATAGCATGGCTTCGCAAATCGTTCACGAAGAAGTTCGCAATTATTTTACCGAAGACCTTGTTTTTGAAACTTCCATTCCGCGTGATACATCTCTTAACCTCTTGTATACGGGCAATAAAAACTTACCGGATGCCCTGGCTGAATTAGAATCTACTTCCGAGGGGTTGCAGGCCTATTACAATCTTGCTGAAGAAATAAATTTCAAATTTTTTTCGCGATCTCCCAACGAATTAATTGCAAAAAGCTTTTAA
- a CDS encoding T9SS type A sorting domain-containing protein, whose protein sequence is MIFFYFNDPMLYRSPYIFPFLVVILLIFAGFVVYSFSNGKSNTLLKTSLSVVTRSTGVASVFYEDGKAAEFVGHHFNGLKYPNALYQGFIVIHFDEMDSVLTKHSAVGRTNARNNPGDKNGFKWLQSHLFENSQTSIDTSYFTIDEVSTRFTVRQIIEAKKDSSHAIFVTYIFEFIKPPGDTAIFSNTKLLFGYDGDIGNSLGGFSDDSSGYYEDDSSAVVYVFDDSLKLYSGVGLINKKTNAVAGNYALMHQSANRAGSNKKDLDTLLFNLMSQPVFVSSLPKTDISVFWAIDLGTILPIDTTRDTIQFVLLNGSAKNTLIQAAKGKNAIENKADIYSIRRIPSSIFLYSNYPNPFNPETTIKYDLDRETVVSLKIYNLLGQEVRHLFHGKQGAGQQKVVWDGRDERGNELASGIYIYRLDAGKVSKTKKMILVK, encoded by the coding sequence ATGATCTTTTTTTATTTCAACGATCCTATGTTATACAGATCACCATATATTTTTCCGTTTCTTGTCGTTATTCTGCTCATTTTTGCAGGGTTCGTTGTGTATTCTTTTTCTAACGGCAAAAGCAATACATTATTAAAAACCTCCTTGTCTGTAGTGACCAGATCAACGGGAGTCGCCTCGGTATTTTACGAAGACGGCAAGGCGGCTGAATTTGTCGGACATCATTTCAACGGGTTAAAATATCCGAACGCTTTGTATCAGGGTTTTATAGTCATTCATTTTGATGAAATGGATTCTGTATTGACAAAACACAGCGCCGTGGGCAGAACAAATGCAAGAAACAATCCCGGCGATAAGAACGGATTTAAATGGTTACAAAGCCATTTATTTGAAAATTCTCAAACCTCTATTGACACTTCCTATTTTACCATTGATGAGGTTTCAACTCGTTTTACAGTAAGGCAAATTATAGAAGCGAAAAAAGACAGCAGCCACGCCATTTTCGTTACTTATATTTTTGAATTTATTAAACCGCCGGGTGATACGGCCATATTTTCCAATACTAAATTATTGTTTGGCTACGACGGGGACATCGGAAATTCACTCGGCGGATTTAGCGATGACAGCAGCGGGTACTACGAAGACGATTCATCTGCAGTGGTATATGTGTTTGACGATAGTCTGAAATTGTATTCAGGTGTGGGTTTAATCAATAAAAAAACTAATGCCGTTGCGGGGAATTATGCACTTATGCATCAATCTGCAAACCGTGCCGGCTCTAATAAAAAGGATCTTGACACGCTATTATTTAATTTGATGAGCCAGCCCGTATTTGTATCATCTTTACCTAAGACGGATATCAGTGTATTCTGGGCGATTGACTTGGGTACCATACTGCCGATAGATACCACTCGCGATACGATTCAATTTGTTTTGCTCAACGGGTCCGCCAAAAATACGCTTATTCAGGCAGCAAAAGGAAAAAACGCCATCGAAAACAAAGCGGATATTTATTCTATACGGAGAATTCCATCAAGCATCTTTCTTTATTCTAACTATCCAAACCCTTTTAATCCGGAGACAACGATTAAATATGACCTGGATCGGGAAACCGTTGTTTCACTAAAGATTTATAATCTTTTGGGCCAGGAAGTTCGTCATCTATTTCATGGCAAACAAGGCGCAGGACAACAGAAGGTAGTGTGGGACGGCAGGGATGAACGGGGGAATGAGTTGGCGAGCGGAATTTATATTTATCGTCTTGATGCGGGGAAGGTATCGAAAACGAAAAAAATGATTCTGGTTAAATAA
- a CDS encoding molybdopterin-dependent oxidoreductase: MKFLNRRHFLRISIAGIAPLILPFKNFRLFSSINVPKRKIIPFDKMKVLSAKEFYVQSIDEKPPKIESKKWRLSLDGLFKNPMTLNYDQIMARESVTQMTSLACIGNEVGGQQIGNARWTGFRLRGLLEEAGLGENAKKIIFYCEDIYSTAIEIQSLLNDNVMLAYVMNEKPLTREHGFPLRLIIPGRYGMKNPKWLRKLVATEEDYRGYWENFGWSDTAELQIITRIDRKVENHIVQGVALNGKNKIDKIDVSLDGGQSWNEANIEQTESSYVWSLWSFEIGVTKGKIEVVCRATNEQGETQDETKRLAFPSGASAPDRQKFRIL; the protein is encoded by the coding sequence ATGAAGTTTCTAAATCGCCGACATTTTTTAAGAATATCTATTGCCGGTATCGCTCCACTCATCCTGCCTTTCAAGAACTTCAGATTATTCTCATCAATTAATGTCCCGAAACGAAAGATCATCCCATTTGACAAGATGAAGGTCTTGTCTGCAAAGGAATTTTACGTTCAGAGCATTGATGAAAAACCTCCTAAAATTGAATCTAAGAAATGGCGGCTGAGCCTGGACGGATTATTTAAGAATCCAATGACCTTGAATTATGATCAGATAATGGCAAGAGAATCTGTGACGCAAATGACTTCGCTGGCCTGCATAGGAAATGAAGTTGGAGGCCAGCAGATCGGCAATGCCCGATGGACGGGTTTCCGATTGCGCGGTCTTTTAGAAGAAGCCGGATTGGGCGAAAATGCGAAGAAAATCATCTTTTACTGTGAAGATATCTATTCAACCGCCATCGAAATTCAATCGCTGTTGAATGACAACGTGATGCTGGCCTATGTGATGAATGAAAAGCCGCTCACGCGTGAGCATGGATTTCCCCTGCGGCTGATCATTCCTGGACGTTACGGGATGAAAAATCCGAAATGGCTCAGAAAATTAGTCGCAACGGAGGAAGACTACAGAGGCTATTGGGAAAATTTTGGTTGGTCGGATACGGCGGAACTACAAATCATCACTCGAATAGACCGCAAAGTTGAAAACCATATCGTACAAGGCGTGGCCCTAAATGGTAAGAATAAAATAGACAAAATAGATGTCAGCCTCGACGGCGGACAAAGTTGGAACGAAGCGAATATTGAACAGACCGAAAGTTCTTATGTTTGGTCATTATGGAGTTTTGAAATCGGCGTAACAAAAGGTAAGATTGAGGTAGTTTGCCGGGCTACGAATGAACAAGGCGAGACACAAGATGAAACCAAACGCCTTGCGTTCCCATCCGGCGCCTCAGCTCCGGATCGCCAGAAATTTCGTATTTTGTGA
- a CDS encoding bifunctional (p)ppGpp synthetase/guanosine-3',5'-bis(diphosphate) 3'-pyrophosphohydrolase, whose protein sequence is MESKVRKGSKKSLGSQTRKDTEFFDKFNNFDFVENRFHAFMARYKFQKSEKLMMRKALDFAKLAHNGQKRDEGTPYIMHPLRVANILMDEVAAMKSDIICTALLHDVIEDCGITLKELKNNFNESIAQMVKILTKDPSIENHKRVYVETIMNSNDPVKLVKVCDRLDNLRSLRFSTNKAKMRRYINETEKKYIPMAEITNNYIFRELKHELSVIRNRMRR, encoded by the coding sequence GTGGAATCAAAAGTGCGAAAGGGATCGAAAAAGTCTTTAGGAAGTCAAACGAGAAAAGACACGGAGTTTTTCGACAAATTCAATAATTTTGATTTTGTTGAAAACAGGTTTCATGCGTTTATGGCCCGGTACAAATTCCAAAAATCAGAAAAACTTATGATGCGTAAGGCTCTTGATTTTGCGAAACTAGCGCATAACGGGCAGAAACGGGATGAAGGCACGCCTTATATTATGCATCCGTTGCGGGTCGCTAACATTCTAATGGATGAGGTTGCGGCGATGAAATCCGACATTATATGTACTGCGCTGCTGCACGATGTTATCGAAGACTGCGGAATCACACTAAAAGAATTGAAAAATAATTTTAACGAATCTATAGCGCAGATGGTTAAAATTCTCACCAAGGACCCTTCAATAGAAAATCACAAACGCGTCTATGTTGAAACCATTATGAATTCCAACGATCCGGTTAAACTCGTAAAAGTGTGCGACAGACTGGATAATCTCCGGTCGCTTCGATTCAGCACGAACAAAGCAAAGATGCGGCGATATATCAACGAGACGGAAAAAAAATATATACCGATGGCTGAGATCACCAACAATTACATCTTTCGCGAATTGAAACATGAGCTTAGCGTGATAAGAAATCGTATGCGGAGGTAA